CTTCATTATCGATCACTACCTTGGGCGGGCTTGCTTGGAGTCTCAGCGATAACTCGGGACTCTTAATCCTAGTTATGCCCGTGCGTTCCATGTGAGTTTCGAGATATCCTCTTAGTCTCTTGACATGCCGCATCATGGACCGCTCTCGTTGTTCCATCGCCTTACGGGCTTCCTTAATAGCAGAAGCTTCTGCCTCTAGGCTGCGTATATAAGCAGCCACATGACGAGCTTTTACCTCGAACGCGCCTTGCAAACCTTCCAGAGTGTCGGTGATCACTTCCGCGGGCAAATCATCTATCTCGGCTAGCCCTTCTAGAACCTCCAGATAGTCATCGGCGATCGCATATAATCTCAACGTACTCATTGTGAATTTTCCCCTAAGAGCGGGCGAGCCCGGTTATCCCGGGCTCGCCATTTGCCCTTTAAGCTGTTGTTGACTCTATCCGTATGGCCTTGCGCTCGGTGTGAGCTTCCTCCTCAGCTACTTGCTTCGCCCACTCATTGAGCTTTTCGTCCAGGATGCTGTAAATCTCTTGGGTCATATCAGCAAAGTGCTCGATGCGCCCTTTGCTGGCGCGCTTAAGCCAATCTTTTACTCGATCGCGTTCCAGCCCCAATTCAGTAATGCGCGCTTCTAGGCGCCGATGTTGAGCTGGCGTGATCTGTTGTCGTTGTAATTTATCTTTCTCATTTTCACTTTGCGTACTTTGATCCTGGCTACGATTTTTTTCTGAATTTTTATGCGAGTCCGCTCCAATTCTGCTCTGTGCCCCGTCTTCCAAATCCTGGGTGAACACTTCGCTAAGCCCGGCCATTCGTAATACAGCATCTATCATCGCGCTCTTTTCGGCCATTTTTAGGGTCTTATTCAAATCGTCACCATCCTTGGAGGCATTGCGGGCACCAACTCCATCGGCCATCACAAGGCCGCTTGTGTTCTTGATCTCGCAGCGCAAGATCACCTGCTTGATGCCCGCGCCAGAAATTGCTGCCTGTTCATAGTCCGGTAGCGTGGGGAAGCGA
This window of the Nitrosococcus oceani ATCC 19707 genome carries:
- a CDS encoding siphovirus Gp157 family protein, which encodes MSTLRLYAIADDYLEVLEGLAEIDDLPAEVITDTLEGLQGAFEVKARHVAAYIRSLEAEASAIKEARKAMEQRERSMMRHVKRLRGYLETHMERTGITRIKSPELSLRLQASPPKVVIDNEEQVPARYKEIRTETVLLKSSLGETLKDGEYVPGAHLEQSKRLVIT